TATCAGCAATTTCATCTGATGTAAACATGTCTTCAAATGTATTCTGTATATCTAAAACTGTCTTCTCTATAAAATTACTCATTTTTCTCCTCAGATTTACCCATTGTTTTGCTAAGCACAAAAAATACTACCATGATTATGCCGATTCCGACGACGGCTGATAATATATACCCTATTGATAATTGAAGAAAGTTCTTATCAAAGCTCGGTATGCTGTAGTCAGGCAAAAGTGCCTTTACTGTATCTGAAAAATGCTTCATGCCGCTTGGCACATATCCAACCATGCTTTTTATCTCGTCTATGCCCCATTCGCCCCATGCCGATCCAGGCGCCAAAAGCCCGATAGGCGTAAGTAGAATTATTATTGCTGCTATTATAAATAATTTCTTCACTTAGCTTCACCTCTTAATCTGTATGAAAGTCTGTAAAGTAAGTTGTCTTCGCCTACTCTCATTAAGTAGTACACCACAAGCCCTGTTA
The window above is part of the Calorimonas adulescens genome. Proteins encoded here:
- a CDS encoding PDGLE domain-containing protein yields the protein MKKLFIIAAIIILLTPIGLLAPGSAWGEWGIDEIKSMVGYVPSGMKHFSDTVKALLPDYSIPSFDKNFLQLSIGYILSAVVGIGIIMVVFFVLSKTMGKSEEKNE